From Microbispora sp. ZYX-F-249, one genomic window encodes:
- a CDS encoding UbiA family prenyltransferase: MTGSGALPDETAPATGPGAAAPGRGARPGGTAPADAAGEPPAGPRRTVTGLALACHPGPAAAVTALVTALVALAGWGPAGTALAALAVLSGQLSVGWCNDAVDAARDAAAARAAKPIVAGLVTARTVRAAAFAALAACVPLSLACGPVAGATHLFAVAAAWAYNLWLKGTAASWAPYAAGFGVVPVFVTAGMPGAVPPAWWAVLAAALLGCAAHLANVLPDIETDVATGVRGWPQRLGAARVRAVLPLPLLAASVLLVAGPPGPAGPARWLALAGVAACAAAGLLLGRRVPRAPFAAAIGAAGIDVLLLAATPGVVTGG; encoded by the coding sequence CGCCGGGTCGCGGCGCGCGTCCCGGCGGCACCGCCCCGGCGGACGCCGCGGGCGAGCCGCCGGCCGGGCCGCGGCGGACGGTGACCGGGCTGGCCCTGGCGTGCCATCCGGGTCCGGCCGCGGCGGTGACCGCCCTGGTCACGGCGCTCGTGGCGCTCGCCGGGTGGGGCCCGGCGGGGACCGCGCTCGCGGCTCTCGCCGTGCTGAGCGGCCAGTTGTCCGTGGGCTGGTGCAACGACGCCGTGGACGCCGCCAGGGACGCCGCGGCGGCGCGGGCCGCCAAGCCGATCGTCGCGGGCCTGGTGACCGCGCGCACGGTGCGCGCCGCGGCGTTCGCCGCGCTGGCGGCCTGCGTGCCGCTCTCGCTGGCCTGCGGCCCGGTCGCCGGGGCTACGCACCTGTTCGCCGTGGCCGCGGCCTGGGCGTACAACCTGTGGCTCAAGGGCACGGCTGCCTCGTGGGCGCCGTACGCCGCGGGGTTCGGCGTGGTGCCGGTGTTCGTGACGGCAGGAATGCCGGGCGCCGTGCCGCCGGCGTGGTGGGCGGTGCTCGCCGCGGCGCTGCTCGGCTGCGCGGCGCACCTCGCCAACGTGCTGCCCGACATCGAGACGGACGTCGCCACGGGAGTGCGCGGCTGGCCGCAGCGTCTCGGCGCCGCCCGGGTGCGGGCCGTCCTGCCGCTGCCGCTGCTGGCCGCGTCCGTGCTCCTGGTGGCCGGGCCGCCGGGACCGGCCGGCCCGGCCCGATGGCTCGCGCTCGCGGGGGTGGCCGCGTGCGCCGCGGCCGGCCTGCTGCTCGGGCGGCGCGTGCCCCGGGCGCCCTTCGCCGCCGCGATCGGCGCCGCGGGCATCGACGTCCTGCTGCTGGCCGCCACACCGGGCGTCGTCACCGGAGGCTGA
- a CDS encoding MFS transporter, translated as MTETTVSAPAARATSAWRRMWLWAAAHAVDDLYQGLVPACVPYFVLDRHYGYVAASGLTLAAALGSSIPQPFIGLAVDRFRLGWLAAAGVALAGLGLGLSGLVEPYAAVWTLVLLSGLGVAMFHPAAGKGARETAGDSATAMSVFAAGGSVGFFLAPVLATPALISMGVGATALFIPPALLVAFALLRKRPSARAAAAGTRAGADRWAPFMVLTGVEIVRSVTFFGVLTFIELFWIRHLGAGRGVAGTALACFLVGGVAGTLTGGRLADRIGLVRTVQIGGLLAIPALAGLRLLPGPYLPLLFAVLAGIAINIPFAVLVKLGQDYLPNRPGTAAGVTLGLAVSVGGLAAPVLGVAAEAYGPQGVFTILCVVPVAAVALGLFLPRR; from the coding sequence GTGACAGAGACAACCGTTTCGGCGCCGGCGGCGCGGGCGACGTCCGCGTGGCGGCGCATGTGGCTGTGGGCGGCCGCGCACGCCGTCGACGACCTCTACCAGGGACTGGTGCCGGCCTGTGTGCCCTATTTCGTGCTCGACCGGCACTACGGCTACGTGGCGGCCTCCGGGCTGACGCTGGCCGCGGCGCTGGGCAGTTCGATCCCGCAGCCGTTCATCGGCCTCGCGGTCGACCGTTTCCGCCTCGGCTGGCTGGCCGCCGCCGGCGTCGCGCTGGCCGGCCTCGGCCTCGGGCTGTCCGGGCTGGTGGAGCCGTACGCCGCGGTCTGGACCCTCGTCCTGCTGTCCGGGCTCGGGGTGGCCATGTTCCACCCGGCGGCGGGCAAGGGGGCCAGGGAGACGGCGGGAGACAGCGCCACGGCGATGAGCGTCTTCGCGGCGGGCGGGAGCGTCGGCTTCTTCCTCGCGCCGGTGCTGGCCACGCCCGCCCTGATCTCGATGGGCGTCGGCGCCACGGCGCTGTTCATCCCGCCGGCGCTGCTCGTCGCGTTCGCGCTGCTCAGGAAGCGGCCCTCGGCCCGGGCGGCCGCCGCCGGCACCCGCGCCGGCGCCGACAGGTGGGCGCCCTTCATGGTCCTCACCGGCGTCGAGATCGTCAGGTCGGTGACGTTCTTCGGCGTGCTCACCTTCATCGAGCTGTTCTGGATCAGGCACCTGGGGGCCGGACGCGGCGTCGCGGGCACGGCGCTGGCCTGCTTCCTGGTCGGCGGGGTCGCGGGCACGCTGACCGGGGGGCGCCTCGCCGACCGGATCGGGCTCGTGCGGACCGTGCAGATCGGCGGCCTGCTGGCCATACCGGCGCTCGCCGGGCTGCGTCTGCTGCCGGGGCCCTACCTGCCGCTGCTGTTCGCCGTGCTGGCGGGCATCGCGATCAACATCCCGTTCGCCGTGCTGGTCAAGCTGGGACAGGACTACCTGCCGAACCGGCCGGGCACCGCGGCCGGTGTCACGCTCGGGCTCGCTGTGAGCGTCGGCGGGCTCGCCGCACCGGTGCTGGGCGTCGCGGCGGAGGCGTACGGCCCGCAGGGCGTTTTCACGATCCTCTGCGTGGTGCCGGTCGCGGCCGTGGCGCTGGGGCTGTTCCTCCCCCGAAGGTGA
- a CDS encoding AraC family transcriptional regulator has product MSATRHPASGGPSRVPLAHRQRIDWHDHASHQLIHPHRGVLRISTPLGDWVVPPHRGVWIPAGVAHAHEAYGPTEMRALIFDPPVNPLRLDRPTVLAITPLLREVVVALTGDDEPTERQRANLERVLLDQLREVEALPLCLPTPSDPRLRDVAAILEADPADGRTLAALGAVVGASERTLSRLFRAETGMSFPQWRTQLRLHHALILLAGGRSVTSTAAACGYSGPSAFIQSFKHAFGTTPHAYVRA; this is encoded by the coding sequence ATGTCGGCAACCCGCCATCCCGCGAGCGGCGGCCCGTCCCGCGTGCCGCTGGCCCACCGCCAGCGCATCGACTGGCACGACCACGCCTCGCACCAGCTCATCCATCCGCACCGCGGAGTGTTGCGGATCTCGACCCCGCTCGGCGACTGGGTGGTGCCGCCGCATCGGGGCGTGTGGATACCGGCGGGGGTGGCGCACGCGCACGAGGCGTACGGGCCGACCGAGATGCGGGCGCTGATCTTCGATCCCCCGGTCAACCCGCTGCGGCTGGACCGGCCCACGGTCCTGGCGATCACGCCGCTGCTGCGGGAGGTGGTGGTCGCCCTGACCGGCGACGACGAGCCGACCGAGCGGCAGCGGGCCAACCTGGAACGCGTGCTGCTCGACCAGCTCCGCGAGGTCGAGGCGCTGCCGCTGTGCCTGCCGACGCCGTCCGATCCCCGGCTGCGCGACGTGGCCGCGATCCTGGAGGCGGACCCGGCGGACGGCCGGACGCTCGCCGCGCTCGGCGCGGTCGTGGGCGCGTCCGAACGCACGCTCAGCAGGCTGTTCCGGGCGGAGACCGGCATGAGCTTCCCGCAGTGGCGGACCCAGCTGCGGCTGCATCACGCGCTCATCCTGCTGGCCGGCGGCCGATCGGTGACCTCGACGGCCGCCGCCTGCGGTTACAGCGGTCCGAGCGCCTTCATCCAGTCGTTCAAGCACGCCTTCGGCACGACCCCGCACGCGTACGTGCGCGCGTGA
- a CDS encoding DUF2079 domain-containing protein, with protein sequence MRWTGADLAFVCALTVAAAALYAFYSCLRLARFRAGAYDLVIFDQAIRSYARLQPPVSMLKGVHNGFGPGFCVLGDHWSPALALLAPLYRIHDGPATLLVAQAVLLALSIPFVWAYAFRASSAVTAGRRVAHPVAVAYALSWPIIEAVAFDFHEVAFVPLLTAAMLERHRAGHRRAALLAGLALLLVKEDMGLLLAGFGLFLLTRRGDRITGALLVAGGAAATLVATGILIPHFGGRADYYWAYWTLGPDLPRAVVRAVTRPGDVAALLADPPLKLRTLVLTLAPVLFTAALSPLGLALLPPLVERMLASTYPNWWTPRYHYTAFVVAVVFAAGADGALRAASRSPGRAGVLLRGWALLALAVAFALVPFFSFGALFTPGFYVETARTRAAGRAVAAVPDGALVEAADSLAAALSPRTRTLLWDRTPRGAPWVAADVGARAFPFGSVHAQVARVEALRERGYRVVFREAGYVVLTRP encoded by the coding sequence GTGAGGTGGACCGGCGCGGACCTCGCCTTCGTCTGCGCCCTCACCGTCGCGGCGGCGGCGCTCTACGCGTTCTATTCGTGCCTGAGGCTGGCGCGTTTCCGGGCGGGCGCCTACGACCTGGTGATATTCGACCAGGCGATCCGCTCGTACGCGCGTCTCCAGCCGCCGGTCTCGATGCTGAAGGGAGTGCACAACGGGTTCGGGCCGGGGTTCTGCGTGCTCGGCGACCACTGGTCTCCGGCGCTCGCGCTGCTGGCGCCGCTGTACCGGATCCACGACGGGCCCGCGACCCTGCTCGTCGCGCAGGCCGTTCTCCTCGCGCTGTCGATCCCGTTCGTGTGGGCGTACGCCTTCCGCGCTTCCTCGGCGGTCACGGCCGGACGGCGCGTGGCCCATCCCGTCGCGGTCGCCTACGCCCTGTCGTGGCCGATCATCGAGGCCGTGGCCTTCGACTTCCACGAGGTGGCGTTCGTGCCACTGCTCACGGCGGCCATGCTGGAGCGGCACCGGGCCGGGCACAGGCGGGCGGCGCTCCTCGCGGGGCTGGCCCTTCTCCTGGTCAAGGAGGACATGGGCCTGCTGCTGGCCGGGTTCGGGCTGTTCCTCCTCACCCGCCGCGGCGACCGGATCACGGGGGCGCTGCTCGTCGCGGGCGGCGCGGCCGCGACCCTGGTGGCGACGGGCATCCTCATCCCGCACTTCGGGGGCAGGGCCGACTATTACTGGGCGTACTGGACGCTGGGTCCGGACCTCCCCCGGGCCGTGGTGCGTGCCGTCACGCGCCCGGGCGACGTCGCCGCGCTGCTCGCCGACCCGCCGCTGAAGCTGCGGACGCTCGTGCTGACGCTGGCTCCCGTGCTGTTCACCGCCGCGCTGTCCCCGCTGGGGCTGGCTCTGCTGCCGCCGCTGGTGGAACGCATGCTCGCCAGCACCTACCCGAACTGGTGGACGCCGCGGTACCACTACACGGCCTTCGTCGTCGCGGTGGTCTTCGCCGCCGGGGCCGACGGCGCGCTGCGGGCGGCCTCGCGTTCTCCCGGAAGGGCCGGGGTGCTCCTGCGGGGGTGGGCGCTGCTGGCGCTCGCCGTCGCGTTCGCGCTCGTGCCGTTCTTCTCGTTCGGCGCGCTGTTCACGCCCGGCTTCTACGTGGAGACCGCCCGGACCCGGGCGGCCGGGCGGGCCGTCGCGGCCGTGCCGGACGGCGCGCTGGTCGAGGCGGCCGACTCCCTCGCCGCGGCCCTGTCGCCGCGTACGCGGACCCTGCTGTGGGACCGCACGCCGCGCGGGGCGCCGTGGGTCGCCGCCGACGTGGGCGCCAGGGCGTTCCCCTTCGGCTCGGTCCACGCGCAGGTGGCCCGGGTCGAGGCCCTGCGTGAGCGGGGCTACCGGGTGGTGTTCCGGGAGGCCGGATACGTGGTGCTCACCCGGCCGTAG
- a CDS encoding methyltransferase domain-containing protein — MIGPLYAESLDGARVEVESADGGTWPLEAWRWIDGAEGDEAMLARCADPTLDVGSGPGRLTVALTRRGVRALGIDVTPRAVRLTRLAGGRALCRDVFGHVPGAGRWGTVLLADGNIGIGGDPDALLRRVRELLRPGGEVVAELDSPGTATRTERVRLRREGRATAWFAWGRVSVSDIGPLAGRTGFRPVETWSEAGRWFSVLTPHR; from the coding sequence GTGATCGGGCCCCTGTACGCCGAGTCGCTGGACGGCGCGCGGGTCGAGGTCGAGTCGGCGGACGGCGGGACGTGGCCGCTGGAGGCGTGGCGGTGGATCGACGGCGCGGAGGGGGACGAGGCGATGCTCGCCCGCTGCGCCGACCCCACGCTCGACGTGGGCTCGGGACCGGGGCGGCTGACCGTGGCCCTGACGAGGCGGGGGGTGCGGGCGCTCGGCATCGACGTGACTCCCCGGGCGGTCCGGCTCACCCGTCTCGCCGGCGGGCGGGCCCTGTGCCGTGACGTCTTCGGGCATGTGCCCGGCGCCGGCCGCTGGGGCACGGTGCTGCTGGCCGACGGCAACATCGGCATCGGCGGCGACCCCGACGCCCTGCTGCGCCGGGTCCGCGAGCTGCTGCGGCCCGGCGGCGAGGTCGTCGCCGAGCTCGATTCACCCGGCACCGCGACCCGTACGGAGCGGGTCCGGCTGCGCCGGGAGGGCAGGGCCACCGCGTGGTTCGCCTGGGGGCGGGTCAGCGTGTCGGACATCGGCCCGCTCGCGGGGCGCACCGGCTTCCGCCCGGTGGAGACGTGGAGCGAGGCCGGCCGCTGGTTCTCCGTCCTGACCCCGCACCGGTGA
- a CDS encoding TIGR04282 family arsenosugar biosynthesis glycosyltransferase: MRAAASAQLVVIAKSPVPGAVKTRLTPPYSAREAAALAEAALRDTLAAVAAAPAARRVLALLGEPGPWLPAGCDVVAQRGDDLAARLAAAFADAWAALPVPPVLIGMDTPQVTPALLAEAGRLLGEHEVVVGPAADGGFWLLGQRRPDPALLAGLPMSRPDTGALLMERIRAAGVRAALLPELTDVDTAADARAVAALAPSSRFAATLAALGTDVPA, translated from the coding sequence GTGAGGGCCGCGGCCTCGGCGCAGCTCGTCGTCATCGCCAAGTCGCCCGTGCCCGGGGCGGTCAAGACCCGGCTCACGCCGCCCTACAGCGCGCGGGAGGCCGCCGCGCTCGCGGAGGCGGCGCTGCGCGACACCCTGGCGGCCGTCGCCGCCGCCCCCGCCGCGCGCCGGGTGCTGGCCCTGCTCGGCGAGCCGGGGCCGTGGCTGCCCGCGGGGTGCGACGTGGTCGCGCAGCGCGGGGACGACCTGGCCGCACGGCTGGCCGCCGCCTTCGCCGACGCCTGGGCGGCCCTGCCCGTCCCGCCGGTGCTGATCGGCATGGACACCCCGCAGGTCACTCCCGCTCTGCTGGCCGAGGCGGGGCGGCTGCTGGGCGAGCACGAGGTCGTGGTCGGCCCGGCCGCCGACGGCGGGTTCTGGCTGCTCGGGCAGCGCAGGCCCGACCCCGCCCTGCTGGCCGGGCTGCCGATGTCCCGGCCCGACACCGGCGCGCTGCTGATGGAGCGGATCCGCGCCGCGGGCGTGCGGGCCGCCCTGCTGCCCGAGCTGACCGACGTGGACACCGCCGCCGACGCGCGCGCGGTGGCCGCGCTGGCCCCCTCCTCGCGGTTCGCGGCGACGCTGGCGGCCCTCGGCACGGACGTCCCCGCGTGA
- a CDS encoding glycosyltransferase family 2 protein has protein sequence MQIDVVLPCLDEAAALPWVLGRMPDGCRAIVVDNGSTDGSAEVAARHGALVVTEPRPGFGAACHAGLTAATAPVVCFMDADASLDPRQVPYVAEGVVSGAADLVLGRRRPVTGSAWPAHARLGNRVLAWRLRRRTGAPLHDLGPMRAARRTALLALDLRDRRFGYPLEMVLRASEAGWRVGEVEVDYLPRVGRSKVTGTVRGTVRTVRDMWRAA, from the coding sequence ATGCAGATCGATGTGGTGCTTCCCTGCCTCGACGAGGCGGCGGCGCTGCCCTGGGTGCTCGGCCGGATGCCGGACGGCTGCCGCGCCATCGTGGTGGACAACGGGTCCACGGACGGGTCGGCCGAGGTCGCCGCCCGGCACGGCGCGCTCGTGGTGACCGAGCCGCGGCCGGGCTTCGGCGCCGCCTGCCACGCGGGCCTCACCGCGGCGACCGCCCCCGTCGTGTGCTTCATGGACGCCGACGCCTCCCTCGACCCCCGGCAGGTGCCGTACGTCGCGGAGGGGGTGGTGAGCGGCGCCGCCGACCTCGTGCTGGGCCGCCGCAGGCCCGTCACCGGGTCGGCGTGGCCCGCGCACGCCCGGCTGGGCAACCGGGTGCTCGCCTGGCGGCTGCGCCGCCGCACCGGCGCCCCGCTGCACGACCTCGGCCCGATGCGGGCGGCCCGCCGTACGGCGCTGCTCGCCCTGGACCTGCGGGACCGGCGGTTCGGCTACCCGCTGGAGATGGTGCTGCGGGCGAGCGAGGCGGGCTGGCGCGTCGGCGAGGTCGAGGTGGACTACCTGCCGAGGGTGGGCCGGTCCAAGGTGACCGGGACCGTCCGCGGCACCGTCAGGACCGTGCGGGACATGTGGCGGGCGGCGTGA
- a CDS encoding NAD-dependent epimerase/dehydratase family protein — MKIMVTGSAGFIGSRVAALLRDAGHEVRGFDLRGGAGVTAGDVRDEDAVGRALAGADAVVHQAAKVGLGVDVSDLPAYVSVNALGTAVLLAAMARHGVARLVLASSMVIYGEGVYDCAEHGAVRPGPRGVADLAAGRFEPVCPRCGRAVTPGTVDEDVPPDPRNAYATSKLAQEHLAAGWARETGGAAIALRYHNVYGPGMPRDTPYSGVAAIFRSALEAGRAPLVFEDGGQRRDFVHVGDVAAANLAALGALESAPAGGLRAYNVASGEPRTIGDLAEALSAARGGPAPEVTGRYRLGDVRHIVASPDRAAADLGFRARIRFADGMREFAHAPLGTAG; from the coding sequence ATGAAGATCATGGTCACCGGCTCGGCCGGCTTCATCGGTAGCCGTGTCGCCGCTCTGCTGCGGGACGCCGGGCACGAGGTTCGGGGCTTCGACCTGCGCGGCGGCGCGGGCGTCACCGCGGGTGACGTGCGGGACGAGGACGCCGTCGGCCGCGCGCTCGCCGGAGCCGACGCCGTCGTGCACCAGGCGGCCAAGGTCGGCCTCGGCGTCGACGTGTCCGACCTGCCGGCGTACGTGTCGGTCAACGCGCTCGGGACCGCGGTGCTGCTCGCCGCGATGGCGCGGCACGGGGTCGCCCGGCTGGTCCTGGCGTCGTCGATGGTGATCTACGGCGAGGGCGTCTACGACTGCGCGGAGCACGGCGCCGTGCGCCCCGGCCCCCGGGGCGTGGCGGACCTGGCGGCCGGCCGGTTCGAACCGGTGTGCCCGCGCTGCGGGCGGGCGGTGACGCCGGGAACCGTGGACGAGGACGTCCCGCCCGATCCGCGCAACGCGTACGCCACGAGCAAGCTCGCCCAGGAGCACCTGGCGGCCGGCTGGGCCCGCGAGACCGGCGGCGCGGCGATCGCCCTGCGGTACCACAACGTGTACGGGCCGGGCATGCCGCGCGACACCCCCTACTCGGGCGTGGCCGCGATCTTCCGGTCCGCGCTGGAGGCCGGGCGGGCTCCGCTGGTGTTCGAGGACGGCGGCCAGCGCAGGGACTTCGTCCACGTCGGGGACGTGGCGGCGGCCAACCTCGCCGCGCTCGGCGCGCTGGAGTCCGCCCCAGCCGGCGGGCTCCGCGCGTACAACGTGGCCAGCGGCGAGCCCCGCACGATCGGCGACCTGGCGGAGGCGCTCAGCGCGGCGCGCGGCGGGCCCGCCCCCGAGGTCACCGGCCGCTACCGGCTGGGCGACGTGCGGCACATCGTGGCCTCCCCGGACCGCGCCGCCGCCGATCTGGGCTTCCGGGCGCGGATCCGCTTCGCCGACGGCATGCGGGAGTTCGCGCACGCCCCGCTGGGGACGGCGGGCTGA
- a CDS encoding cellulose binding domain-containing protein: MPRLSWPAAWAAAGAVAGALLGANIAAPPVLAGGAAQMHAARALYTTPPHPSPSPGSDVTPPTAPGDPRACPPPPPPSGSFQGVAGLCWTASSDAVGVAEYRVMMLTADGFIEVASTSRTTAVVTGLGGDRTYTFYVVARDVAGNVSPPSALVSAPALGAGPTPTPATGDTTPPTGPAGTQADCVPDFNGTSFCWTPSTDDVGVAGYDVYRRAGTGWTRAGRDLPGTARSFIEAGYSSVPGQQYTYFTPGNSYVYFVVAKDAAGNVSLPSDLVTSTVPADYPTHSASPSPPATCRVDYDTWTWPGGFAATVKITNIGSADIDGWELRFAFPEQGQELTSGYSATWSQSGRDVKAVNADWNARIKPGASVQMGFNGAHTGANPDPRSFTLNLRDCVVS; this comes from the coding sequence GTGCCCAGACTGTCCTGGCCGGCCGCGTGGGCCGCGGCGGGCGCCGTCGCCGGCGCGCTGCTGGGGGCAAACATCGCCGCGCCGCCCGTGCTCGCGGGCGGCGCGGCCCAAATGCACGCCGCCCGCGCGCTCTACACGACACCGCCGCACCCGTCGCCCTCGCCGGGGTCGGACGTGACACCGCCGACGGCGCCGGGCGACCCGCGGGCGTGCCCGCCGCCCCCGCCGCCGAGCGGGAGCTTCCAGGGCGTGGCCGGCCTGTGCTGGACGGCGTCCTCCGACGCCGTCGGGGTCGCCGAGTACAGGGTGATGATGCTCACGGCGGACGGCTTCATCGAGGTGGCCTCCACCTCCCGCACGACGGCGGTCGTCACCGGGCTGGGCGGCGACCGGACCTACACGTTCTACGTCGTCGCCAGGGACGTCGCCGGCAACGTCAGTCCGCCCAGCGCGCTGGTCAGCGCCCCGGCGCTGGGTGCGGGACCGACGCCGACCCCCGCCACGGGCGACACCACGCCGCCGACCGGGCCGGCCGGGACCCAGGCCGACTGCGTGCCCGACTTCAACGGGACGTCGTTCTGCTGGACGCCGTCCACCGACGACGTCGGCGTCGCGGGCTACGACGTCTACCGGCGTGCCGGCACCGGCTGGACGCGGGCGGGCCGGGACCTGCCCGGCACGGCGCGGTCCTTCATCGAGGCCGGCTACAGCTCCGTCCCGGGTCAGCAGTACACGTACTTCACCCCCGGTAACTCGTACGTCTACTTCGTCGTGGCCAAGGACGCCGCGGGCAACGTCAGCCTGCCGTCCGACCTGGTGACCTCCACGGTGCCGGCGGACTACCCCACGCACTCGGCCTCTCCGTCCCCTCCGGCGACGTGCCGGGTCGATTACGACACCTGGACGTGGCCCGGCGGCTTCGCGGCCACCGTGAAGATCACCAACATCGGTTCCGCCGACATCGACGGGTGGGAGCTGCGCTTCGCCTTCCCCGAGCAGGGCCAAGAGCTCACCAGCGGATATTCGGCGACGTGGTCGCAGTCGGGCAGGGACGTCAAGGCCGTGAACGCGGACTGGAACGCGAGGATCAAGCCCGGTGCGTCCGTGCAGATGGGGTTCAACGGCGCCCACACGGGTGCCAACCCCGATCCCCGGAGCTTCACCCTCAACCTCCGCGACTGCGTGGTGAGCTGA
- a CDS encoding cellulose binding domain-containing protein: MPKVSWQAAWAAAGAVAAALLAANIAAPPVLAGSTAGTQAVRALTTVSPTPSPSPGADVTPPAAPGDLRACPPPPPPSGSFQGVAGLCWTASSDDTTEYKVFLLRSDGFSEVASTSRTTAVVPGLVHGRTYTFYVVARDAAGNTSRPSELLSTPAVSGANATPTPPTGDTTPPTRPTGIQPNCLPDFKGTSFCWTPSTDDVGVTGYDVYRRTAVGWTRVGTPIGTHFTEGNLVTGQSYVYFMVAKDAAGNLSLPSDLVTATASGGYPTYSPPPATCAVDYDTWTWPGGFAATVKITNLLPVDVEGWELRFAFPEPGQKITSGYSATWSQSGKDVRAVGMPWNRVIKAGASVQIGFNGTHTGVNPDPRSFTLNLRDCVVS; encoded by the coding sequence GTGCCCAAAGTGTCATGGCAGGCCGCGTGGGCGGCGGCGGGCGCCGTCGCCGCCGCGCTGCTCGCGGCCAACATCGCCGCGCCACCCGTGCTCGCGGGCAGCACGGCCGGAACGCAGGCCGTCCGCGCGCTGACCACGGTCTCGCCGACGCCGTCGCCCTCGCCGGGGGCGGACGTGACGCCGCCGGCGGCCCCGGGCGACCTGCGGGCGTGCCCGCCGCCCCCGCCCCCGAGCGGGAGCTTCCAGGGCGTGGCCGGCCTGTGCTGGACGGCGTCGTCCGACGACACGACCGAGTACAAGGTGTTCCTGCTCAGGAGCGACGGCTTCTCCGAGGTCGCCTCCACCTCCCGTACGACGGCCGTCGTCCCCGGGCTGGTCCACGGCCGGACCTACACCTTCTACGTCGTCGCCAGGGACGCCGCCGGGAACACCAGCCGGCCCTCCGAACTGCTCAGCACCCCGGCGGTCTCCGGCGCGAACGCGACGCCGACCCCGCCCACGGGCGACACGACGCCGCCGACCAGGCCGACCGGCATACAGCCCAACTGCCTGCCCGACTTCAAGGGGACGTCGTTCTGCTGGACGCCGTCCACCGACGACGTCGGGGTGACGGGCTACGACGTGTACCGGCGCACCGCCGTCGGCTGGACGCGGGTGGGCACGCCCATCGGCACGCATTTCACCGAGGGCAATCTCGTCACCGGCCAGTCGTACGTCTACTTCATGGTGGCCAAGGACGCCGCGGGCAACCTCAGCCTGCCGTCCGACCTGGTGACGGCCACGGCGTCGGGCGGCTACCCCACCTACTCGCCGCCCCCGGCGACGTGCGCGGTCGACTACGACACCTGGACGTGGCCCGGCGGCTTCGCGGCCACCGTGAAGATCACCAATCTCCTCCCGGTGGACGTCGAGGGCTGGGAGCTGCGCTTCGCCTTCCCCGAGCCCGGGCAGAAGATCACCAGCGGCTATTCGGCCACGTGGTCCCAGTCGGGCAAGGACGTCAGGGCCGTGGGGATGCCCTGGAACAGGGTGATCAAGGCCGGCGCGTCCGTGCAGATCGGGTTCAACGGCACCCACACGGGCGTCAACCCCGACCCCCGGAGCTTCACCCTGAACCTCCGCGACTGCGTGGTGAGCTGA